One Panicum virgatum strain AP13 chromosome 3N, P.virgatum_v5, whole genome shotgun sequence DNA segment encodes these proteins:
- the LOC120665882 gene encoding casein kinase 1-like protein HD16 isoform X1 yields MLPYPHAGSPYDKKLYLIDLGLASKWREANVNHVDYDQSLMSLGTPYSQQSCKVSESFPYKWINKKWKEGFHVTSMATAGYRWGVVMSRNSGYSNQVVELDFLYPSKGIQQDMLLIMQFKFADIRDHS; encoded by the exons ATGCTGCCTTATCCCCAT GCTGGATCTCCATATGATAAGAA actttaccttattgatcttggtttag CATCCAAGTGGAGGGAGGCAAATGTGAATCATGTTGATTATGATCAAAGCCTCATGTCTTTAG GAACTCCTTACAGTCAGCAATCATGCAAGGTTAGTGAATCATTCCCTTACAAGTGGATCAATAAAAAGTGGAAAGAAGGTTTTCATGTAACATCTATGGCCACCGCTGGATATCGCTGGGGCGTGGTCATGTCAAGGAACTCAGGATATTCTAATCAG GTTGTAGAGTTGGATTTCTTGTACCCAAGCAAAGGCATCCAACAAGACATGTTACTAATTATGCAATTTAAGTTCGCAG ACATACGTGATCATTCATAG
- the LOC120665882 gene encoding uncharacterized protein LOC120665882 isoform X2 yields MLPYPHAGSPYDKKLYLIDLGLASKWREANVNHVDYDQSLMSLGTPYSQQSCKVVELDFLYPSKGIQQDMLLIMQFKFADIRDHS; encoded by the exons ATGCTGCCTTATCCCCAT GCTGGATCTCCATATGATAAGAA actttaccttattgatcttggtttag CATCCAAGTGGAGGGAGGCAAATGTGAATCATGTTGATTATGATCAAAGCCTCATGTCTTTAG GAACTCCTTACAGTCAGCAATCATGCAAG GTTGTAGAGTTGGATTTCTTGTACCCAAGCAAAGGCATCCAACAAGACATGTTACTAATTATGCAATTTAAGTTCGCAG ACATACGTGATCATTCATAG